One genomic segment of Vibrio penaeicida includes these proteins:
- a CDS encoding phosphatase PAP2 family protein, translating into MKLRACTAFVIGALGTATPAIAASEITDIRSDSTVETGDMLQLVIPLSGYMAAWMHDDWEGAKQLTYSVLASQIIVDTTKKIVGRQRPSGTSPRSYPSGHAAAGFSGAHFLQMRYGAEWGIPAYAAASYVAYSRVHGKRHFVSDVTASAGISFLVNQYFVSPYANDGVYLNAQQTEDGMSLNVTVTEAAFNQERSSKDRIQTVAAPLKNKIEVGLGSHLNFFTEDLIMNQNFSDATQVDKLQPYTRITYSRELANSNALDFEFIPTELRVTGKAKQDFSYQDKDYAKGESLVSEYRHYMLGGNVYKGYTPLENFDVKFGLGVYAHQFGYQVANADSLGQHTKREYLRILPAMTARATYTLWESVAVTGEYRFQSWEKNSHNTAKLGVNYQINRAWDVGLNYLASSTNLPASVEFDEVGYDNSSVELVFSNRF; encoded by the coding sequence ATGAAGTTACGTGCTTGCACCGCGTTTGTAATTGGCGCACTAGGTACAGCGACACCTGCTATCGCAGCGTCCGAAATAACGGATATTCGTTCAGATTCCACAGTGGAAACCGGCGACATGCTGCAACTCGTGATCCCTCTCAGCGGCTATATGGCTGCATGGATGCACGACGATTGGGAAGGGGCAAAACAGTTGACCTATTCCGTTTTGGCATCGCAAATCATTGTAGACACCACGAAGAAAATCGTTGGCAGACAGCGTCCAAGTGGTACTAGCCCTCGTTCTTATCCTTCTGGTCACGCTGCTGCGGGTTTCTCTGGTGCGCACTTCTTGCAAATGCGATACGGTGCAGAATGGGGGATACCTGCTTACGCTGCTGCTTCTTACGTTGCCTACAGCCGAGTTCATGGTAAACGTCATTTCGTGAGTGATGTAACGGCAAGCGCGGGGATTTCCTTCTTAGTTAACCAATACTTTGTTTCCCCATATGCCAATGACGGGGTTTACCTCAATGCTCAGCAAACCGAAGACGGCATGTCACTGAACGTCACGGTTACAGAAGCGGCATTTAATCAAGAGCGCAGTTCAAAAGATCGCATTCAAACCGTTGCGGCACCACTCAAGAACAAAATTGAAGTAGGGTTGGGTTCTCATCTGAATTTCTTCACTGAAGACCTGATCATGAACCAGAACTTTAGCGATGCGACTCAAGTTGATAAGCTTCAACCCTATACCCGCATTACCTATTCTCGCGAATTGGCTAATAGCAACGCGCTGGATTTCGAATTCATTCCAACAGAACTGCGCGTTACAGGCAAAGCGAAACAAGACTTCAGCTATCAAGATAAAGACTATGCGAAAGGCGAGTCTTTGGTGAGTGAATACCGACACTACATGCTTGGTGGCAATGTATACAAAGGGTATACACCCCTAGAAAACTTTGATGTGAAATTTGGTTTAGGCGTTTATGCTCACCAATTTGGATACCAAGTCGCAAACGCAGATAGCCTAGGGCAACACACAAAGCGTGAGTACCTTCGTATTCTTCCAGCAATGACAGCCAGAGCAACCTACACACTATGGGAAAGTGTTGCTGTAACAGGTGAATATCGCTTCCAAAGCTGGGAAAAGAATAGCCACAACACGGCAAAACTGGGGGTTAACTATCAAATCAATCGTGCATGGGATGTGGGTCTGAACTACTTAGCTTCATCCACCAACCTTCCAGCAAGTGTCGAATTTGACGAAGTGGGCTACGACAACAGCTCGGTAGAGCTGGTTTTCTCGAATCGCTTCTAA
- a CDS encoding thiol-disulfide oxidoreductase DCC family protein: MSEDTTDEKDMALTIFYDGTCPLCKAEMDQLKRFDTHQRLVLEDLYQPDFSHKYPNISVTDANRVLHALDDNNQLLLGLDVTQAAWNAVGKKPWVNWLRKPYIRPVADWVYLRFAKHRYTISWLLTGKRRNDCDQCRLP; the protein is encoded by the coding sequence ATGTCTGAAGATACCACTGACGAGAAAGACATGGCACTCACTATTTTCTATGATGGAACATGCCCTTTATGCAAAGCTGAAATGGATCAGCTCAAGCGTTTTGATACCCATCAACGTCTGGTTTTAGAAGATCTTTATCAACCCGACTTCTCACATAAATACCCAAATATCAGTGTTACGGATGCAAATCGGGTTCTTCACGCACTAGACGATAATAACCAACTGCTATTGGGGCTTGATGTAACTCAAGCTGCATGGAACGCCGTAGGCAAAAAGCCATGGGTGAATTGGTTAAGAAAACCGTATATCCGTCCAGTTGCAGATTGGGTTTACCTTAGGTTTGCCAAGCATCGCTACACCATTTCCTGGTTGCTTACTGGTAAGCGACGCAACGATTGCGATCAGTGTCGGCTTCCCTGA
- a CDS encoding YjiH family protein — MDNVNTVSSSKSKKNFWVFLIPSLLGLFLFMAPISFQGELTIPVAILAGALKDLLGDLIVPIITFVIGFMSVATILNKVAKPAFVANNAFLTGLFDPSPLWFAVRTIGGIAVLMTYFQFGPKSIWEENTGGLVLEGLMPTLFAVFIFAGLLLPLLLNFGLLELFGTLLSKIMRPLFNLPGRSAIDCMASWLGDGSVGILLTSKQYEKKFYTQREAAVVGTTFSAVSITFSLVVLAQVNLEHMFLPFYGAICLAGLVAAVIIPRLPPLSYKKDLYIDGSAPKASDNAIPEGHNSWSWGLNLALTKASKVKSAKEVCVEGLKNAADMVFGVLPVVMALGTIALVIAEYTPVFSILGQPFVPFLELLNIPEAAKASETIVVGFADMFIPAILAASIESDLTRFVIAAMSVTQLIYMSEVGALLLGSRIPVNIAELFIIFILRTLITLPVIAGIAHLIF, encoded by the coding sequence ATGGATAACGTAAACACGGTTAGCTCTTCTAAGAGCAAAAAGAACTTTTGGGTCTTCTTGATCCCTTCCTTGCTTGGTCTTTTCCTTTTCATGGCACCCATCAGTTTTCAAGGTGAACTGACTATTCCTGTAGCTATTTTGGCTGGCGCACTAAAGGACTTACTGGGTGACTTGATTGTTCCTATCATTACCTTTGTGATTGGCTTTATGTCTGTAGCAACTATTTTGAATAAAGTTGCTAAGCCTGCGTTTGTCGCAAACAACGCCTTTTTAACTGGGTTGTTTGACCCTTCTCCACTTTGGTTTGCTGTACGTACCATTGGTGGTATTGCGGTCTTGATGACGTATTTCCAATTTGGTCCAAAATCCATTTGGGAAGAAAATACGGGGGGTCTTGTACTGGAAGGCTTAATGCCAACACTTTTTGCTGTCTTCATTTTTGCTGGCTTACTGCTTCCGTTACTTCTGAATTTTGGCCTGCTAGAGCTGTTTGGTACATTGCTGAGCAAAATCATGCGCCCACTATTTAACCTTCCGGGTCGTAGCGCGATCGACTGTATGGCTTCGTGGCTTGGTGATGGCAGTGTGGGTATCCTTCTAACCAGCAAACAGTACGAGAAAAAATTCTACACACAGCGCGAAGCCGCAGTAGTTGGTACGACTTTCTCAGCCGTTTCTATCACGTTCAGCCTCGTGGTACTGGCTCAGGTTAACCTGGAGCATATGTTCCTCCCTTTTTACGGTGCCATTTGTTTAGCTGGCTTAGTTGCAGCGGTGATCATTCCGCGTCTGCCTCCTTTGAGCTATAAGAAAGACCTGTACATTGATGGCAGCGCCCCAAAAGCGTCAGACAATGCCATTCCTGAAGGTCACAATAGCTGGTCTTGGGGTCTTAACCTTGCTCTAACAAAAGCAAGCAAAGTGAAGTCGGCGAAAGAGGTGTGTGTTGAAGGGCTAAAAAATGCTGCCGACATGGTGTTTGGTGTACTGCCTGTTGTAATGGCGTTAGGTACAATTGCACTGGTTATCGCAGAATACACGCCGGTATTTTCTATTCTTGGCCAACCATTCGTGCCATTTTTAGAACTGCTGAACATCCCTGAAGCGGCAAAAGCATCTGAAACTATTGTGGTCGGGTTTGCAGACATGTTTATTCCAGCCATTTTGGCGGCTTCTATTGAAAGCGACCTGACTCGCTTCGTTATCGCTGCTATGTCTGTTACTCAGCTTATCTACATGTCTGAAGTGGGCGCTTTGCTATTGGGAAGCCGTATCCCAGTAAACATCGCAGAGTTGTTCATCATCTTTATTTTGCGCACACTCATTACGCTTCCAGTTATTGCGGGTATCGCGCATCTGATTTTTTAA